ATCACCGTCGACATCGAGCGCGGACCCACGGCCAACACCACCCTTGAGGCACTCAAGGCCGATCCGAGATTCGTCGCCGCAGTGCATGAAGCGGATGACTGCCGGCTCCGCTTGCGCACCGGCCGGACCGATTTGATCGTCTCGCCTGCGCCAGGCCCGACGCCCCGCTACGACTATTCGTTCGATGCGACGCGGCCGGAAAGCCTGTTGGCCCGCAACGCGGTGGACGACGCGTTGGAGCGGGCCGCGGGACGCCGCGATGTGGCCAGCACCAGCGATCATCCGCTCGATGAGCCGGGCGGGCGGTACATCGACTTTCTCGTGCCCGGCCTGCTCGGCATGAGCCTGATGGGCGGCGGTCTGTGGGGCGTCGGTTACGTGATCGTCGACATGCGTCTGCGCAAGCTGCTGAAGCGCTTTCTGGCCACGCCGTTGCGCCGCACCGATTTCCTGCTCGGCATCATGATCAGCCGCATGGTTTTCATGATTCCCGAGGTGCTGATCATCCTGTTGTTTGCGCGGTTGGCGTTCGGCGTGGTGATCTACGGGAGTTTGCCGAGTTTGATCTTCTTGATCTTTCTGGGTGCGGTTTCGTTTGCGGGCATCGGTCTGTTGGTGGCCAGCCGTGCCCGGACGCTGGAAGCGGTTTCGGGCCTGATGAATCTGGTCATGTTGCCGATGTGGCTGTTGTCGGGTGTGTTCTTTTCATCCGATCGGTTCCCCGAGGCGGTTCAACCGGCCATCAAAGCCTTGCCGCTGACGTTGCTGAACGATTCGTTGCGCAGCGTGATGTTGGAAGGTGCCACGCTGGCCTCGCAATGGCCGCAAATCGCCGGGCTGGCGGTCTGGGGTGCCGTGGCGTTTGTCTTGGCCTTGCGGTGGTTTCGCTGGATTACCTAGCCGACGTCTGGAGTAGCCTGCTCGGCGGCCACAAAGCCGCAGCGATTGTGCGATCCGTCGCAGAACGGTTTTTTGCCCGACTGGCCGCATCGGCACAAGGCGATCGCCGGCTTGTCGGTGCTGATCGTGAACGCATTGCCTTCTGCATCGACGATGGTCACCGGCCCCTCCACGACGAAAGGACCGTTGTTGCGCGTGCGGATGGTGACCTGGCTCATGATTGAACTCCGTTGATATTGGCATGAATTGAATGTCGTAGACGTCAATCATTATTCTTGGCAGGCTGCGACCGGGCCGCCGGCTTTTCCGCCTCGACCGGGTGCAACACAAAAAGCACCTGGAAGCGGTCTTTGTCGGCGGCGCCGCCTCTGCCTCCGGCGGGCTCGCCACCCACGCCCGCAGTCGTCGGTTTTGTGGCCTCGGCCTTGTTGGCCCGCTGCAAGCGCGACTCGACGGCCCGCGCCGGGGCCTGCTCCGCGGGCTTGTTGTCCGCATCGGCGGGCGGGACCAAGGGGCGCACGACCAACCTGCGCGCCAGGCCCGGCAAGGCGCTCTGCTTTGCATCGGCGGCCGCCTTGGACTCCGGTAGTGATTCAGCGGCCTTCGCAGCCGTCTCTTTCTTGGCGGGCACCTTGGCTCGGAACGCGCCTGCCTGCCGCTGCTGCAGTTCGTTTACTTCCGCCAGGCCGCGAGCATACCGGAAGTATTGCTGTTGCCGCGGCAGATCGGGCGCCGGTTCCACGTCGACGGCCACCACGCGATCGGAATCACGGTCCAGCGCCTCCAGCACGGCTTCGATTTGCGGCTCGCTCGCTTCGACCAGCACCAGCTCGGTGTTCGGATCGCGCAGGGCCGCGTCGGCGTCGGTTTGCAACAGCTTCCCTTGCTGGGCGGCCCGCTTGCGAAGTGCCGTGCCCAGCCGCTCCACTTCCGCCTCGCTGGAACGGGCGGAAGGCTCGGCAGACTGCTTCGACCGATCGTCGGTCTCGGCAACCTGGTCATCGAGCGATTCCCGAGCGAGGGAGTCGGGTTCGGCGACGGGCGTCTCTTCGCCCCATTTGATGTTCTGCTGTGCCAGCAGCTTGCGGAACGAATTGTCGTAGTCCGCGCCGGGCGTCACGTAGCACCACACGACGAGCGTCTGGTCGCCGGCGATGGACGACAACCGCTCGGCGGCGCCGGCATCGGATGACATTTTGTCGTGGGCGACAGACATGCGTTCCGGAGCGTCTTTCGCCGGCTCTGTCAGCGGTTCGTCGCGCGGCGCCGCATTCGGGCCACGGGGCCTGGCGGCCTGGGGCGCTCGCAGCCCGGACGCATCGTTCTTGGCGGCCGATGCGCCATCAAGACCCAACTCGTTCGGAGATGCCGACGGCTCCGACCGGCGGTCGTGGTCCGATTTCTCCTCGGCCTGCTGCGTTCTGCCTAACGGATGCTCCGGCGCTTCGGCGGCCGGTGCTCCCGCCGGGGCGCCGATCTCGCCACCGTCGCGCTCGCCGGCCGCGCCCGGCGCCAACGCGACCTGCCGCCGTGCGGCCCGGTCGCGGTCGAGGAACATGATCGCCAAACCGGCGGCCAACGTGAGCGACGCCCAGATCAGCGGCCTGCGCATCCGTTGCCAAGTGAAGCCGCCCCGCCGCTCGTCTCGTTCCGATAACTCGACCTTTGACTCGCCGTCGCCATCTGCCGCCTCGGCGCCGCCCGTCGTGAGCAGCTCTTTTTCAGCCTGCCGCAGCACCTGATCGGCGAAGTCGTGCCCCAACCGCGTACGGGGCATCCGCTCCAGACTGGTTTTCATGGCGCGCAGCTCGTCCAGAAGCTGCCGACTTTCGGGCTGCTCGGCCAGCATCCGCTCGACGCGCGCCCGCTCGTCGGCGGTCAACTCGCCGTCGAGGTAGGCGCTCAGCAGTTCGTCGTGGGCAAGGTCGGACATGGTCAGGTGGAACCGGGCTGCAAAACTCGTTTCAATTGGTCGCGCAACTGCAGGCGTGCCCGATGGATGCGGCTGCGGACCGTGGTCAGCGGCAAGTCGAGGATCTCGGCAATCGCCGCATAGTCGCAACCGTCAATATCGCGGAGCACGATCACGGTGCGGTGTTCGTCGCTCAACGTCTCCAGGGCCGCCCGCACTTGCTCGGCCAACTCTTCACGTTCCAGCCGGTCGCCGGGCCCGGGGCCGGGATCCGGCGGGTCGTGGCCGCAGTCCTGGCCCGCGTCGATCGACTCCGTCGGCCGCCGCCTTCGCCGGCGGCTCATGGCCGTGTTGAAGGCGATGCGGTACAGCCAGGTGTAAAAGGCACAGGTCCGCTGGAACGACTCCAGCTTGACGAACGCCTTGACGAACGTGTCTTGGACGACGTCGCGCGCGTCTTCCGACGACCCCGTCAGGTGGACCAGGGTGTTATACAGGCGGTCCTGATACTTGCGCACCAGGTCGCCAAAGGCCGCCGAGTTGCCCTTGAGGGCCGACTCGATGAGCGTTTCGTCATCCACCACGGACACCCACATCTTAGACGTGCGACGTACGACAAAAGTTCCGCCAAACGATGAGTTCATCATCCCGGCGCCCGCCAGCGATGTCAAACCGTCGTCGCCGCCCCCGCGCCGGGCCGCACGACCCGCGCGGCACGTCAGCGTTTCTCGATCTCGACGCAGATTCCCCCGGCGCGCAGCGCCTTGTGCATGCGAGTGAACCAGAGCTCTTCCTTCCACACCAGCCCCAGACCCTGGCATACCTCGCGCAGCTCGCGGCGGTTATAGGTGCGGCAGCACCAGAAGCGGCTCGTCCACGCGCCGCCGAAGGTGTCTTCGCTGGTCAGCAACAGCATCCGCGCACCGGGCATCATCACGCGGGCCAACTCGGCCAGACCGACCTTGGCGTCGGGCAAATGCTCGATCACGTAGCCGCACGTCACGCAGTCGAACGTGCCGTCGGCAAACGGCAGCCGCGTGACGTCGGCCACCAGGTGGTCGGGCAGGCTGCTCCTCAGCCGGGTGCGCGCCCGACGCAGCATGGAAAACGACAGGTCGAAGCAGGTCAGCCGGGCACCGTGGTCGGAGTACTTCAACAGGTGCTTCGCGATCTGCCCGGCGCCGCTCCCCACGTCCAGAATCTGCCGCGCGCCGTGGACATCGAACTTGCGCTCGCGGATCAGCCGCTCGCCGAAGGTCAGGTGCAGCGACAGCAGGCTGCACGTGGCCAGCAGCGCTCCCTGCGGGCCGTCATACACATTGCGGACCTTGTCGCGATATTCCTCGAAGCTCACCCGGCGGATGAGATCGTTCTCGACGATCTTGTTCAGGACCTTTCGCTTCGACCGCCGATCGCTGTGGGAGCGCTTCTTCGGTGGTTTGCGGAGCAGTGGCTTGTCGATCATCGTGGAGGGAGTCCGCGGTGGATGCGTCTAAATATAGACGCGGCGATTGTAGATATACCACTCCAACAACAGAACCGCCAGTCCCGCCAGCAACACCAGCTTCCAAACGTCTTGCCGGGCAGGCTCACGTTCGGCTTTACCGGCAACACTGGTATCACCGATCTTCAGCTCGGGCCGGGGATGGAGGGCACTCTCCAGCGGATCGAACAGGTTGACCGCAAAGTGGCCCGTGGCCTTGCCTTTTTCCCGCACTTCGTAAACCCCCACCTCCGAAGTGCCGGAAAAAGGAAAGGCGTTGAGTTTGCCGCGGCCGATCTCGGCGGTGGCCTTGCTCGGCAGCAGCACCTCGATCGACTCGCCGGCCGTGTCGCTCCGCCAGGCGACCGTCTGTCCCGGCTGCACGCTGCCGGAGGTGAGCGCGGAGCGCGTGCCGCCCAGGTATTCCATCAGATTGAGCATAAACACGGGAAAGCTGGCCCGCACGGCCCAGTTGGTATCGAGCTGCTCCCGATCGTAAATCGTGAAACCGAGCACCAGGTCTTCATAACCTTCGCGCGGACCGAGGGCACACACGGGGCCGGCATTGGTGTCGATCAGCACGGTGCTGCCCGCCGGCGGAGCGAGCGGCCGGGCCTCGGCCAGCACCACGTCGCCCATCTCCACGATTTGCATGAGAGGGTGGGCACGGTTGGTGTCGATGATTTGCGGCGCGGCGGCCGGCTCGCCCGCCTTCCAGGCATCGCCGGCGGGCAAGCGGGCGATGAACATCGTATCGGCCTGCGGCATCTGCTCCGGCCGGCAGCGGTCGTAAATAATCAGGTCGAAGTTTCCGGACGCGGCCTGCTTCTCGTACTCGGGCCGTTTCAAATAATCGGGGCTGTGCTCGACGATCTCGGCCAACGCCCGCACCTTGTCGGTGGCCAGGGCCAGAGCCAGCGGACGGTTGCCCGGCGTGACCACCAACACTTTCATTGGGTGCGGCGGGTTGAGCGTCGTCCAGGCCACGTCGTCGATCGCCAGATGATCTTGGCCTCCCGTCTTCAGCTTGAGCACGCCCGACTGCACGCCCTCCAACGGAAACGCCAGCCCTTCCGAGTCGCCCGGCTCGATGGTCACGCGCTGTGCATCGACCAATTGGTCGTCGACGTGCAGCTCGACATCGACCGTGGCGGCTTCCAAACCGTGGTTCTCGATGCGGCCGAAGGCCTGAAACATTTCGGCGTTGACCTCGTGCCGGGCGGTGGTGAACGCGGCCACCGCCACGTTCTTGGCCGTCTCGGTGCCGATCGGCTCGTAGATCGGATTGAGACTTCCGAGCGAAAAGTTGCTCACATCGGGAAACTTGCCGTCGCTGAAGATATAGAGATCGGCTTTCACCGGCGCCGCGACCTGAAAATCCTGACTGTCTTCCACATTCGAGCTGCGGCCGGGGTTTGCCAAGCCCGAGGCCACGCGCAGGGCGTCGGCCAGCGAGGTGGAGCGGTCGGTGACTTTGATTTCTTCGACGCGCCGCCGCAGCTCGTTGCGGTTGTCGGTGTACGACTGCTCCACGTGGGCGCTGTCGGCAAAGCTGATGACCATAGCGGCGTCGCCCGACTTCATCTCGTCGATCAGCGAGAGCGTGCGCTGCTTGGCGGCGTCGAGCCGTGTCGGTTCGATATCGGTGGCGCCCATGCTGGCCGAGTTGTCGATGAGAAAAATGTAGTGCCCGCCCGACAGCCGCGAGGTCTGCCAGTTCGGCTTCAGCAGCGTGAGCATCAGCAAGGCGATCAGCAGAAGCTGCAGGAACAAGAGCAGGCTTTGCCGCAGCCGCTGCCAGATGCTGTTGACGTGCAGGTCTTCGATCGACTTGTGCCAAAGATAGGTGCTGGGCACTTCCAGCGGCTGCCGTTTGAGCTTGAGGAAGTAGAGCGCCACGATGGCCGGCGGCACCGCTGCCAGCAAAGCCCATTGCCAGGGCGAGAGCATCGACGTGAAGTGGCGGCTGAGGAAGTCGAGCATGACAGTCCGTGGTCCGTTGTCCGTGGCTATCGCATGTACATAGGGTGGGGCAAGCGAGCTTGCGAGCCCGACCCACCGTAAAGGGTGCGGCCGATCACTCGATGCCGCTAATCCGCAGCAGCATCGGGCTCGGCTAACAACTCATCGAGGCCCCACGGATCCTCGACCGGGAAGACATCCAGGCTCAGATCCGTCTCGTCGGCCGCCTGCCGCCGGGCCTCGGCGTAGACGTCGGCATGCACGGCTTCGGCATGGTTGCGCAGGGTGCCGCTTTCGAGCAATTGCCGCAGCTCACGCCGTTGTTCCCGGATCGTTCCCCGCCACGAGCCCGAACGGCGTTCCGGTTGATACTCCCATTTCAGCAAGTGCGACAGCAACACGACCAGCCGGCTGAACACTTCTCGCCGATCACGTTTGGCCATGTCCGCCAAATACTCGCTGAGGTGTCGGTAGTCCATTTCCGCGAATCGCCCGCAGGCAGCCAGGGCCGACATGGCCTCGAGCCACGCCGTCTCGTCACGCTCGTAAAGGACGCTCAGGTCGAGGATCTCTGCCGTCGTCATTCGTCGGTTCTCACCATGTCAGCCCTCTCAACTCAACCAGTATACCCGTCGCCGAAGCACAGCGGAACTATCAGGCCCAATCCATACCAATTTGACAACGGACCACGGACAACGATCAACGGACTACCCCCGCTTCCGCAAATAACTGGCAATCAACTGATCCACGGGCACCTGCGTGTTGGCCAGCAGGGCGTAGGCCACGCCGGCGTCGTTCAAGGCCGCCAGGATCCGTTCCATGCGCCGTACCGTATATTGCTAGTCTACTTCTGAGCGAACGTTGCCGTTTGAAATTGACAGCGGCGACCGACGCGCGGTAGGCTAAAAAGCCAACCCAAACAGCAACGCCAATGACTTCACCGGCGGCGACTGGCAAACCGGTCATTTGTGCGGCATCGGCAGCGGCCCCCGACGGGGCGGTTTATCGCGGGCCGGTCTGCTCGCTGTTGCAGGCCATCCGGCTTCGCAGGGCGGGGAAAGATGTGGTGGTTTGCGATGGCAAGCTATTCGAGAACCGCGACCTCGCCAAGCAGATCGAGGAGGCAGCCGTGGGCGTCGGTAATGTGATGGAACACGCAGCCCATACCAGGACCGCCGGGCCAAACGCCTTGCCGCACTATCAACCGGTGCGGCGGCCACCAGATGGCCACACGTTTTTTGAGACACTGAGCCAAAAGGCAATACTGTGAAGTATACATCTCCAGAGCTGCTCGTCCGCATCAACGGCGCAGAAGGCGAGGAAGCAGAGGCCCTGTACGATCAGTGGGATGCAAACGAACGAGCGGCGCGTGCGTATTATGCCGAAATCAAAGCCCGCCTTCCGCCGAAGCTCGTGCAGTTCGCCGAGACGCTCTGCCTGCACGACGCCGAGTGGATGGGGCTCAACGTTTCACCGAGCCATGACGGCAACCGGCTCGACGTGGCGGCCATCAATGTCCGGC
The sequence above is a segment of the Pirellulales bacterium genome. Coding sequences within it:
- a CDS encoding class I SAM-dependent methyltransferase produces the protein MIDKPLLRKPPKKRSHSDRRSKRKVLNKIVENDLIRRVSFEEYRDKVRNVYDGPQGALLATCSLLSLHLTFGERLIRERKFDVHGARQILDVGSGAGQIAKHLLKYSDHGARLTCFDLSFSMLRRARTRLRSSLPDHLVADVTRLPFADGTFDCVTCGYVIEHLPDAKVGLAELARVMMPGARMLLLTSEDTFGGAWTSRFWCCRTYNRRELREVCQGLGLVWKEELWFTRMHKALRAGGICVEIEKR
- a CDS encoding CDGSH iron-sulfur domain-containing protein — its product is MSQVTIRTRNNGPFVVEGPVTIVDAEGNAFTISTDKPAIALCRCGQSGKKPFCDGSHNRCGFVAAEQATPDVG
- a CDS encoding BatA and WFA domain-containing protein; translation: MLDFLSRHFTSMLSPWQWALLAAVPPAIVALYFLKLKRQPLEVPSTYLWHKSIEDLHVNSIWQRLRQSLLLFLQLLLIALLMLTLLKPNWQTSRLSGGHYIFLIDNSASMGATDIEPTRLDAAKQRTLSLIDEMKSGDAAMVISFADSAHVEQSYTDNRNELRRRVEEIKVTDRSTSLADALRVASGLANPGRSSNVEDSQDFQVAAPVKADLYIFSDGKFPDVSNFSLGSLNPIYEPIGTETAKNVAVAAFTTARHEVNAEMFQAFGRIENHGLEAATVDVELHVDDQLVDAQRVTIEPGDSEGLAFPLEGVQSGVLKLKTGGQDHLAIDDVAWTTLNPPHPMKVLVVTPGNRPLALALATDKVRALAEIVEHSPDYLKRPEYEKQAASGNFDLIIYDRCRPEQMPQADTMFIARLPAGDAWKAGEPAAAPQIIDTNRAHPLMQIVEMGDVVLAEARPLAPPAGSTVLIDTNAGPVCALGPREGYEDLVLGFTIYDREQLDTNWAVRASFPVFMLNLMEYLGGTRSALTSGSVQPGQTVAWRSDTAGESIEVLLPSKATAEIGRGKLNAFPFSGTSEVGVYEVREKGKATGHFAVNLFDPLESALHPRPELKIGDTSVAGKAEREPARQDVWKLVLLAGLAVLLLEWYIYNRRVYI
- a CDS encoding DUF29 domain-containing protein gives rise to the protein MTTAEILDLSVLYERDETAWLEAMSALAACGRFAEMDYRHLSEYLADMAKRDRREVFSRLVVLLSHLLKWEYQPERRSGSWRGTIREQRRELRQLLESGTLRNHAEAVHADVYAEARRQAADETDLSLDVFPVEDPWGLDELLAEPDAAAD
- a CDS encoding sigma-70 family RNA polymerase sigma factor, translated to MVDDETLIESALKGNSAAFGDLVRKYQDRLYNTLVHLTGSSEDARDVVQDTFVKAFVKLESFQRTCAFYTWLYRIAFNTAMSRRRRRRPTESIDAGQDCGHDPPDPGPGPGDRLEREELAEQVRAALETLSDEHRTVIVLRDIDGCDYAAIAEILDLPLTTVRSRIHRARLQLRDQLKRVLQPGST
- a CDS encoding zf-HC2 domain-containing protein; amino-acid sequence: MSDLAHDELLSAYLDGELTADERARVERMLAEQPESRQLLDELRAMKTSLERMPRTRLGHDFADQVLRQAEKELLTTGGAEAADGDGESKVELSERDERRGGFTWQRMRRPLIWASLTLAAGLAIMFLDRDRAARRQVALAPGAAGERDGGEIGAPAGAPAAEAPEHPLGRTQQAEEKSDHDRRSEPSASPNELGLDGASAAKNDASGLRAPQAARPRGPNAAPRDEPLTEPAKDAPERMSVAHDKMSSDAGAAERLSSIAGDQTLVVWCYVTPGADYDNSFRKLLAQQNIKWGEETPVAEPDSLARESLDDQVAETDDRSKQSAEPSARSSEAEVERLGTALRKRAAQQGKLLQTDADAALRDPNTELVLVEASEPQIEAVLEALDRDSDRVVAVDVEPAPDLPRQQQYFRYARGLAEVNELQQRQAGAFRAKVPAKKETAAKAAESLPESKAAADAKQSALPGLARRLVVRPLVPPADADNKPAEQAPARAVESRLQRANKAEATKPTTAGVGGEPAGGRGGAADKDRFQVLFVLHPVEAEKPAARSQPAKNND
- a CDS encoding ABC transporter permease; this encodes MTESSAAEAAAPVPSTAPIPRPADARSPGRWHPLWQLVLARLKEFYREPEAVFWVYGFPILMTVGLGVAFRNKPVERITVDIERGPTANTTLEALKADPRFVAAVHEADDCRLRLRTGRTDLIVSPAPGPTPRYDYSFDATRPESLLARNAVDDALERAAGRRDVASTSDHPLDEPGGRYIDFLVPGLLGMSLMGGGLWGVGYVIVDMRLRKLLKRFLATPLRRTDFLLGIMISRMVFMIPEVLIILLFARLAFGVVIYGSLPSLIFLIFLGAVSFAGIGLLVASRARTLEAVSGLMNLVMLPMWLLSGVFFSSDRFPEAVQPAIKALPLTLLNDSLRSVMLEGATLASQWPQIAGLAVWGAVAFVLALRWFRWIT